One segment of Sesamum indicum cultivar Zhongzhi No. 13 linkage group LG4, S_indicum_v1.0, whole genome shotgun sequence DNA contains the following:
- the LOC105161310 gene encoding ras-related protein RABF1: MGCSSSLPDKTVGQAVGLNPENGEVIDTKNLRVKLVLLGDSGVGKSCIVLRFVRGQFDPTSKVTVGASFLSQTIALQDSTTVKFEIWDTAGQERYAALAPLYYRGAAVAVVVYDITSPESFAKAQYWVKELQKHGSPEIVMALVGNKADLHEKREVQFQDGIDHAEKNGMFFIETSAKTADNINQLFEEIAKRLPRPSPS, translated from the exons ATGGGTTGCTCCTCGTCGCTTCCAG ATAAAACCGTTGGGCAAGCAGTCGGTTTAAACCCGGAAAATGGTGAGGTGATTGATACGAAAAATCTTCGCGTTAAG TTGGTGCTGTTAGGTGATTCTGGGGTCGGGAAGAGCTGCATTGTTCTTAGATTTGTTCGTGGTCAATTTGATCCAACATCTAAG GTTACGGTTGGAGCCTCTTTCTTGTCTCAGACAATAGCCTTACAAGATTCAACCAcagtgaaatttgaaatatggGATACTGCCGGTCAAGAAAG GTATGCAGCTCTGGCACCATTGTATTATCGAGGGGCTGCAGTTGCAGTTGTCGTGTATGATATAACTAGCCCTGAATCATTCGCTAAGGCACAGTATTGGGTCAAG GAATTACAAAAGCATGGAAGTCCTGAAATAGTCATGGCTTTGGTTGGTAACAAGGCCGATCTCCACGAAAAACGAGAAGTACAATTTCAG GATGGGATTGACCATGCCGAAAAGAATGGAATGTTCTTTATTGAGACTTCAGCGAAGACAGCAGACAACATAAACCAGCTTTTTGAG GAAATTGCCAAGAGATTGCCACGCCCTTCTCCTTCCTGA